agctagctacttggcCAACATTTCATCATGGCGTTTTAAAACAATAATAATGTATTAGGTCGTGACAACTGATGCATTTCACTATGCTACAACTAACATTACTGTGaggtaatttaatttgaataatTCAGCTAGCTGTATGTTCTTAAATATTCTTCATCAAGTCCATTTATTTTGACACTTTCTGCAGTATATTTGTCTTTGCACCTGTGCAGACTGGCACCCGTTAAAGAAtttcttttgacaaatacaatggAAACTTGTATTTTATGTAATGGAATATCTAGTCTATTTCACCTGTTTCCCTTTTGTTTCATTACTTTTGGAAAATAACAGAAATCCCCTAGTACCAGTACAACACAATACCAAGTTCACCTTTGTCAACATAATGAGTAGAGATTTCTACTAGTCACAGTTCTTTGATGTGTATTTAAAGGAATAACATATTCATCAACAGACAATGTTTTTCATTGTTTTCTGCTCCTTTCCCTACCTTTGCAAATGACCCCGTTCCTCTCCTCTAAATAGATATCCTCATTGTAACATTCTTTCAGTCACTCTCCCTATTTGCCACCAAGCAAAGATGGTGATTGACAGACAAATGAGGGAGACTGGAGGGTGTTGGCGTGTTCCAACATGGAAAAACATACAATATCATATCTGTGAAACAGCTGTTGGTGTTGCAGGTGTGCCTGGGTGCGGAGGCCGAGGATAAGTTTCATACGGTGGAGATCGAGGGCGTCACATACGACGGAAAGACCACCAAAATTCCACTGGCTGTGCTGAAGCCGTCCGTGCTGCCCTCTGTGAGTGTTTTAGAATGATGAATCGCCCTAGTTCGTGCTCTTACTCACCTTAAGCTTTAGGAATGTTCTTTTAACCCTGTCCCTTATTCCACTTTTGTAATAGCGAAAAACACTCCACTCCATTACCATGCAATTACTCAAATAACGTGTTGTTACTGTAGTAATTACAGTGTTTCTACACAGATGCTACAGGTATTTTTGGCCATGACCCAAGTCACAACACTGGGCTGGATTCAATGAACCGCACAACCTATTACTATCTTTCCTCACGCTACATTTGTGGCTATAGAGATGGCGACCTACGCTtcttatttagtaaatattttcttaactctatttcttgaactggattgttggttaagggcttaatcatttcacggtaaggtcttcggcgcatgtgacaaatacaatttgattggattaTGACAAGGCCATGCCAGTGATGGCTAATTCTCCATGATGTCAGCCTGGTTTCTCCTAAAGCAaagatgggcaactttgatgggggtgggggccacaaaaaaatctgaactcatgtGGGGCCGCAGTGGCTTGGGGGTCTATgcacccacatctatacccacacatgcagtcagagccagccctagccttttggggaccTAAgtgacattttttgggggggagccCACCAAAACaatttataataataaaatattgccgttttaaataataataataattttctataattctacacattttagcATAGGGCGGAGAAAAAGCTATTTTATAATTAACTTCATACAATTCTACAAATTTGTCCATGGAGtggagagaaaaatgtgcagttttacagctaatttcctgcaattctacacattttgccatagggtggagagaaatctATGCAGTTTTtaaaatgatatctgagtgagagtgactaacaaaatcaatggggggcccccagctagactaacttaccaataaATAAAAAGTGCTCTGTGACTGACACAAGATAAAAAagtgatgcacaaccacatttcaaaaTTGCAGCTTTTGTACTCTAATATTCTAACTCTCagcagtaagttgagaccctgactgaattcccccaaaacattttgttttttgggggggggttgatTCACGATCCTAAAAAAAGGCCGCTAGTCGCCCATCCCTGTCCTAAAGTAGTTTCTGCATATTAAATGGAAAAAATCTGACTGCCGCCCTGATCCAGAGGTCCAGAGAACACTGTCGCCGTTTCTGACTTCTATTGTTGTAACATGCTTGGCTTGTTGGCTGCTGCTGGgcttgtgtgtgttttggttctGATTCAGGCTTGAAAACACTAGCTGTGTTACTAATAATAATTGCGTTACTTTATGGAAGTTATCACTACCTGAACACTTCAACAGTAGTTACTCTAATACCTACACCTGTGTTTTGTTTGGTTACCATCACCACCAGAACAATGGCCTGGCACTTAGGAATTCACATTCACAACCGGCTGCACCCACAACATTTATATTTAACAAGCAGATACAAGTGAATAGATGTTTTGATTTTAATATGGTAACACATTAATAGAGCATTTGATAAGACCCTTTTGCTAGCAGATCCATGGGATTCCTTCCCCATGGGGAAAAAGCTAGTTTAATTTACATTCTCTGATGTCATTTGTGACGTACTTCTACGTTTGATAGTTTCAGCTGCTCATAAATGtgaaacaattcaaaatattgaTCCTTTTGTTCCACATTTTAATGCTCTCCCCTGTTTGGCAGGTGAGTTTAGGAGGGTTTGAGATCACCCCTCCAGTAACCTTCCGTCTCCAGTCTGGCTGTGGACCAGTGTACATCAGTGGACAGCATTTTGTCAGTGAGTGACTCTTTATTTGCAGTCTGCTGGTTTAGTTGTTTGCGTACTCTCTTCGGGCTTGATATAAGGTGACATTTTGACAGTACAAGACATCAGCGCTGAATGCGTAACCTAATCTCAACTTGTAGGTGTGAAGGACtctgatgaggaagaggaggaaaacaaCACATCACCTGTGAAGAGGCTGTCAAGCATGACCTCAGGGAAGCGTCCTGCTCCGGTATGTTCCTCCTGCTGTGTTAACTCATGCAACAGGCACATAATGGGAgaaatatattgtattgtattcaacTACATACATCAGGCCTTGTTAACAACAGTTTTACATACATTGTGTTTATTTCCCTTTGCAGAAGAAACTGAAAATGgagtcagatgatgatgatgatagcgaTGAAAATGACGACGAGTATGAATGTTCTCATTTTGTATTTTTGGTTGTTTGGTGTGTCTTGCGTCATGTGCTTTTGATGGGCCACCATTAGATAGCCTGACAAATAGATGTTCTTGTTCTATTCATTGTAGTGATGATGACGACGATAGTGATGAAGATGAGAGTGAGGTGAAGGTACAGAAAGTTCCAGCCAAACCAACCATAAAGAAAGTAAGCCCTGTTATTCTCTGTTTACAAACGTAGCGACCACAAGACCTTGACTAATGACACTGGGTATAGATGTACCTGATATGTCCACTAGGTGTCATGTTAGACAAAGACTTGTCCATGTAGCCTAGCGCCAATAGGAGATCCAACAAGTAGTATTATGTCATCTTAGATAGCTAGGATTGTGACACATAACACCAGACCTTGGAATAGACACAGGATAAGATGTTTCACAACATAATGTAAAATGTTTTAGGCATATTTTATTGTCTTACATCAAGTCTCATTTGTTGTATTGCGTATCAGTGTCAAAGACCATTTTGTCAAATTCTTGTTATTATTGCAAGTCTGGTAAACTAGACATGTTTTTAGTGCTCTGATTTGCACTCACTGACCGGTGGCCATTTTGCTGGAGACGAAGCGGGGGAAACTTTTTCATCTTGTTCCCTCTAGTACCCATCTGGTTTTTCGAGACTAAAACACAGGGTCTGCGGGTATAATGATCGGATTTCTCCTCTGTAATCTACCTGAACACTCACTGTTTCACCAGCACCGTGCAGAGCGAGACGCAGTAAAGACAACTTGATTAACACAGCCCACACGTCTAGGCTTGGGAATTCCCATTTCCTTAACCCCCcgcccctgccccctctcctcgaTAACTTACCTAGGTCTACatgtcctgtccctctgtcctcctgcTGTCTATCTTTCGCTTTCATTCCTCACTTTATTCTCACACACCGCCCCCCTTCTCTTGTCCAACAGTTTCTCATCGCACCTGGCCTTTGTCTTAGAACAGTTTGTGTGGCTGTGTAtcgttgtgtgtgtttgtgatttgAACTGTGCCAGGCCGAGAGAGATGAAAGCGAGGCAGATGCACATACCTGATGTGAGCACTGATTGTAGCCCCAGGGCCAGATGACAGCTGAGCCTTTCTGTCACCTGTTGATTTATTCTGCTATCCCCTCTACAGACACACATCTTTATTCTACTTCCTCTTCTTTTCTTTGCTCTCTTAACTCTTTGTCATGCTCATACTGCATTATAGTGATGAGCAGTGACAGCATGGGTATTAATACGCTTCCTGGGTTGAAACACTGAGAGGATGGCGAGCATACTAATTACTGTTCCCCCAATACACTATTTTACTAATTTCCCATTTCCCTCCTTTTGAAGATCTGACTGAAGTATTTTAtatagacaggcaggcagtctATTTTGACAATGGCAACACGTTTTTGCTGTCAACATGTCGTCATCCCAAATTAAAAGATTAGTGGAAATTGGGTTTTCTATTTTGTATGGTGCTTCCTGCATGTGTCCTAACTAGTTCCGTTGTTTCTCAGAGCCCGGAGCCTTTGGGGAAGAAGCCGAAAAGTGTGACATGGGCGCAGAATGGCTCTCCAGGGAAACAATGGGGACCATCAGCTAAACCTCAAACCAAGGTAGGTCAACTCTTACACCTGTTTAGACCAACATGAAACCAGAGTAATTACTCGCATCCAAATGAAGCACTGGTGTCTGCTCCCAAAAGTGGTCTTTTCATTTGGCTGGTAAATCGTAGAGTTTTCAATCTATGGGTAGGCTGGACACCTGACATttttaacaatgttttttttctgataAAAACTAGTTCATTGCATTGTGccgtggagcccagtttcataatattaCCATATGTCCCAGCTGCTTGCCGTAGTTTTTAAGTAATCACGGAATaacaggccttattttagggcatttttcaccctgccagctcctattagttctattgagcaccAACTCGCTTTCCGAACGTTCTATTTCCAGCTTATTGTTCTACGTCACAATGGCTTCTTTgctattgttggcaatgagacctgcCCACATTGCTGGTAGTTCAAATATAAACAACAACTAAAAATTACTCATGGAATTCTGAGGTTGTCCCATTGTTTTCTATGGGGGAAATATAGGTATGTCTACCTATTTCGCCAAATATCTCGCAATGTGTATATTTtcctttttaaaaataaattggaCACCATTTTAATCATGAGAATCTCATCTTTCTAATTATGTAAGGCTGGGCAGTGTATTCCATTGTCATCAAACGCTACACCAAAAATAGTCAGAAGTTACAATTTTTTCCTACTTCCTTGTTATGCAGACATAAGCGCACTTGGCACCTTCGAGGTACGGATGTTTACTTTCTACACAGGTTGTTATTTTTCAGTTTCGTCCTACGaacagattgtagtggtaaaataaaaagggataCATTTTTTGGTGCCATTTAGGCTAAATGGAATTCTAAGGTTcactccagtcaaaacaggcacTGCCATCGTTCGATTCCATTCATTTGCTATGGGCGCGCACTAGTGTTCCAGCTTAGCCAACGCTCTTTTGACATTTTTCAGCCTTGAGTGAATTTTGACtcgttctattgtccagcctacTATTGGATAAGATCATGTGATTCCAAAATAGGCCTGGAGCTGAGGAGGCAAGGAGAGATTCCAAAGAGTTGTTTGTGGTTAGGCAGTTCCAAAGCAGACAGTTTAAAGGGGCAGTCCAAAAGCAGACAGTTTAAAGGTGCATTTGTGGTCTAGGCTTCAAAATAAACTAATGGAAAACACATGTTCTCTGCCAGCTAGTTTAGAGAGAAGAATCTTAATAACAGTGTTATGCTGTTGAACATGAAAAATGGAAgatatctttttatttattttattttattttacctttatttaaccaggtaggcaagttgagatcaagttctcatttacaattgcgacctggccaagataaagcaaagcagttcgacagatacaacgacacagagttacacatggagtaaaacaaacatacagtcaataatacagtataaacaagtctatatacaatgtgagcaaatgaggtgagaagggaggtaaaggtaaaaaaggccatggtggcaaagtaaatacaatatagcaagtaaaacactggaatggtagttttgcaatggaagaatgtgcaaagtagaaataaaaataatggggtgcaaaggagcaaaataaaataaataaattaaatacagttgggaaagaggtagttgtttgggctaaattataggtgggctatgtacaggtgcagcatATAGGAGTTGTGATGCGCATAGAGCATAGAGCATACACATCAGCTGTTTGTTCCATGAAATTGCTGTTCATGGGGGACAGTATAGAAAATCCTGCATGCCATAGCCACATATATGTTAAGTTTGTCACAAGAGACTACATTTTCTGTAAATAAATCTTATTAATACCT
This genomic stretch from Oncorhynchus tshawytscha isolate Ot180627B linkage group LG21, Otsh_v2.0, whole genome shotgun sequence harbors:
- the npm1b gene encoding nucleophosmin 1b → MAEDSVPDLTRPQMYLFGCALKSDKKEFKVEVEDDDADHQLSLKAVCLGAEAEDKFHTVEIEGVTYDGKTTKIPLAVLKPSVLPSVSLGGFEITPPVTFRLQSGCGPVYISGQHFVSVKDSDEEEEENNTSPVKRLSSMTSGKRPAPKKLKMESDDDDDSDENDDDDDDDDSDEDESEVKVQKVPAKPTIKKSPEPLGKKPKSVTWAQNGSPGKQWGPSAKPQTKTPVGGKEKRQKEKSGAGPSNVLTVPEIKSKLVSAAKEGKPFPKTEQKFENYAKSAFRMSDRKVVRDLWNFVQTLKTEKK